The sequence below is a genomic window from Chloroflexota bacterium.
CCCCGATTTCCGAGGCCCTTATCGCGGGGGCGGCGGTCGGGGCGGCGATCACCGGTTCGCGGCCGGTGGCCGAGTTCATGTACCAGGACTTCATGGGCATCGCCATGGACCAGATCGTGAACCAGGCGGCCAAGAACCGCTACATGTTCGGCGGCAAGGCCACCCTGCCGATCGTTTACCGGGCCTCGACCGGGGCCGGCGTCGGCAACGCCGCCCAGCACACCCAGAGCCTTGAGGCCTGGTTCACCCACGTGCCCGGCCTGAAGGTCGTGTCCCCCTCGAATCCGTACGACGCCAAGGGGCTGCTCAAGTCGGCCATCCGCGACGACAACGTGGTCTGCTTCTTCGAGCACAAGGCCCTCTACGGCAGCCGCGGACCGGTCCCGACCGGCGAATACCTGGTCCCGCTCGGGCAGGCCAACGTCGTCCGCGGCGGCGATGCGGCGACCATCGTGACCTACTCGCGCCAGGTGAACTTCGCCTTGGAAGCCGCCGAGCAGCTGTCCGGCGAGGGTACCGAAGTCGAAGTCATCGACCTGCGCACCCTCTACCCGCTCGACGTGGAGGCCGTGCTGGCCTCGGTGCGCAAGACCAACCGCGCGATG
It includes:
- a CDS encoding alpha-ketoacid dehydrogenase subunit beta — translated: MAIAQPTAVDAGESSDRQIYFNQALNEALDEELARDERVFVLGEEIGVWGGAYKVTADLLDKYGPERIVDTPISEALIAGAAVGAAITGSRPVAEFMYQDFMGIAMDQIVNQAAKNRYMFGGKATLPIVYRASTGAGVGNAAQHTQSLEAWFTHVPGLKVVSPSNPYDAKGLLKSAIRDDNVVCFFEHKALYGSRGPVPTGEYLVPLGQANVVRGGDAATIVTYSRQVNFALEAAEQLSGEGTEVEVIDLRTLYPLDVEAVLASVRKTNRAMVVHEAVRFGGFGGELAAQIGELAFDYLDAPVKRLGAKHSPVPFSESLEMGSFPSVADIAAGVRDLLRGV